Proteins encoded within one genomic window of uncultured Draconibacterium sp.:
- a CDS encoding SusD/RagB family nutrient-binding outer membrane lipoprotein, translating to MKRIYIKYIFALAVLTSFFSCQDLVDDINDNPNQLTVDAVDAGLFLKGAEIENMMIQLGVYNRVASYYSGQLIGYEQVEQEYYSYIFTDRTFDWDGYQSVLTPLRNIRERKAGNYLYMGISKVVEAHLVGTYASLFGDIPYSEALSESDNPVFDNQKAVFSALQSLLSEAISDLENVTAGDVVTGDYIFNGDEEKWIESAYTLKARYYMITKEYSEAYTAAMNGVSSVENSMLFVPYDGVTDPGSKNTIYSRLFAGGFRIGVVPDDTHPSYLLELLGSRSNVKTNEEARTQYYTIDHDNADGNTGIAAQFEPQPLVSYQENLLILAEAGARSQSFATGLGHLNTLRSVLSSGALFNSSVESLAMQYDAYDSADFDAGGIENEDGLSADRALLREIVEERYLTGFMTFMPFDDTRRLLKDDSDIAVPFGLNTPTQTVNVERLIYPSDELESNTSSPAEPGAYAPTEVNR from the coding sequence ATGAAAAGGATATATATAAAATACATATTTGCGTTAGCGGTTCTAACTTCTTTTTTTAGTTGTCAGGATTTGGTAGATGATATAAACGACAATCCAAACCAGTTAACTGTTGATGCTGTTGACGCAGGCCTCTTTTTAAAGGGTGCCGAAATTGAAAATATGATGATTCAACTGGGAGTGTATAATCGTGTGGCCAGTTATTATTCTGGTCAGCTAATCGGTTACGAGCAGGTTGAACAAGAGTATTACAGCTATATTTTTACCGATCGTACTTTCGACTGGGATGGTTATCAGAGTGTGCTTACACCATTGCGTAACATCCGCGAAAGAAAAGCCGGCAATTATCTTTATATGGGTATTTCCAAAGTTGTTGAAGCGCATCTTGTCGGAACATACGCTTCTTTATTTGGTGATATTCCTTATTCTGAAGCATTAAGCGAAAGCGATAATCCGGTATTTGATAATCAAAAGGCTGTGTTTAGCGCTTTGCAATCGTTGCTTTCTGAAGCAATCAGCGATTTGGAAAATGTTACTGCAGGCGATGTGGTTACCGGCGATTACATTTTTAATGGCGACGAAGAAAAATGGATAGAATCGGCATACACATTAAAAGCCCGCTATTACATGATAACAAAAGAATATAGCGAAGCTTATACTGCTGCAATGAACGGAGTATCGTCGGTAGAAAATAGTATGTTGTTTGTTCCGTATGACGGAGTTACCGATCCGGGATCAAAAAATACTATCTATTCGCGATTGTTTGCCGGAGGATTCCGTATTGGTGTTGTCCCTGACGATACGCATCCAAGTTATTTGCTTGAACTTCTTGGTTCGCGCTCAAATGTAAAAACCAACGAAGAAGCACGTACACAGTATTATACGATTGATCATGACAATGCTGATGGAAACACCGGTATTGCGGCACAATTCGAACCTCAACCACTTGTTTCGTACCAGGAGAATTTATTAATTCTTGCTGAAGCAGGAGCAAGGTCTCAGAGTTTTGCCACTGGTTTGGGGCATTTAAATACTTTAAGAAGCGTGTTAAGCTCGGGAGCTTTGTTTAACTCAAGTGTTGAGTCGTTGGCAATGCAGTACGATGCATACGACTCTGCTGATTTTGATGCAGGAGGTATTGAAAATGAAGATGGCTTATCTGCTGATAGAGCATTGCTAAGAGAGATTGTTGAAGAAAGGTACTTAACCGGGTTTATGACTTTTATGCCTTTTGATGATACGCGAAGATTATTGAAAGACGACTCGGATATTGCCGTTCCTTTCGGTTTGAATACACCAACACAAACAGTAAATGTTGAGCGCTTGATATATCCAAGTGATGAATTAGAATCAAATACCTCTTCGCCGGCTGAGCCGGGAGCATATGCTCCAACAGAGGTTAATAGATAG
- a CDS encoding SusC/RagA family TonB-linked outer membrane protein has product MKLILILIFAFQISLSAKSQAGFSLNIKEASLEEVLETIKNQSDYEFFYSHEEVLNVKQISVNLENASIDEVLANCLKDSGLGYEVIDNVIVIKPEEKPINKEAIPAEEPQKKQVSGKVTSGEDGLEIPGVTVLLKGTVTGVTTDMDGAYTMQVPDENAVLVFSSVGFESQEITVGTKTEINIQLESSVTEIDEVIVTALGTTVRIDQTATTNSVVQAREMERSGESGVINALSGKASGVQIRRTNGDPGAGSSIQIRGANTIYGDSQPLIIVDGTPLSNDNIAYGAELSQQSRLDDINANDIASVQILKGASAAAVWGSRAANGVVIITTKSGRLNQKPNVQYSYTKSFDMISVKMPLQSTYGQGRGGVWSASYAESWGDKIADRSGAADEVNTSGAYFVGDITGTTYYPVTGKNSTAVYTDSNYDQVFQTGGFDQHNISVSGGGKTTSYYIGFERLDQEGIIRNFTLERNNARINTQTNIYDWLKFNNKFSYTSVKSNRVQQAGDNTNGAVLGLYRNAPDFDVTDYKGQYVSAAGEVFERQRSYRRHLGENINPTYNNPLWSIYEQEMPDKVEHFVVSPELEINPTDWIKFIVRGGLDFYKDNRMEFFPVGSAGGSNANGRMEQQDITSKEVNADAIAIIDHDITEDISLTATLGVNYNDRYRTIDVTSVSPFAVTSRLQSTALAGGAPEATSWDKTINHIRSNRGYGVLSFSLFDQLYITTSGTVEAASSIKGNFFYPSADVAWQFTDLVESDFLSFGKIRASWGKVGIQPAPYKFQTLATAGLSDFGGAYAFDSEKGSEELSPEIKKEWEVGTNLRFIEDRISLDFTYYNNETTGILFAVKTNPSSGYTYNYKNAATMSNKGIEIDLGGRIIDKKDFQVKLNTNFNKNRNNVDDIAGAETVDTGGTSKIVKGYPVSSFYMPGTLRDENGDMVLDDNGFPQLDTDNRVLGDPNPDWRGGLGFDVNYKNFDLSVLFEHSHGGDYINRTNIVLYGFGKHEDVSKEVTLTEDLVNHSGEVIPAGSTVRGNIEDFGGGDVLLDETWYRQSIGGGLGFSKANDLFLDDASWTKLRNVTLGYTFNKVNITQKFAIKSLRVSVTGRDLFLWTKVRDVDPETNNYGVSIVSGMNYFNNPGTRSVLFNLQLNL; this is encoded by the coding sequence ATGAAACTAATTCTGATTCTGATTTTCGCATTCCAAATTTCACTTTCTGCAAAGTCTCAGGCAGGTTTTAGCCTGAATATAAAAGAAGCCAGTTTGGAGGAAGTTCTTGAAACTATTAAGAACCAAAGTGACTACGAGTTCTTTTATTCACACGAAGAAGTGCTGAATGTGAAGCAAATTAGTGTAAACCTGGAGAATGCTTCTATTGATGAAGTTTTGGCAAATTGTCTGAAAGACTCCGGTTTAGGTTACGAGGTTATTGACAATGTTATTGTTATAAAACCGGAAGAAAAGCCAATTAATAAGGAGGCGATACCCGCGGAGGAACCGCAAAAAAAGCAGGTTTCCGGGAAAGTTACCAGTGGTGAAGACGGACTGGAAATTCCGGGCGTAACAGTATTGCTTAAGGGAACGGTTACGGGGGTTACAACAGATATGGATGGTGCTTATACCATGCAAGTGCCTGATGAAAATGCTGTTCTCGTTTTTTCATCAGTTGGTTTTGAATCGCAGGAAATTACCGTAGGAACAAAAACGGAGATCAATATTCAATTGGAATCGTCGGTTACCGAAATTGATGAGGTGATTGTTACTGCGCTTGGAACAACCGTTCGGATTGACCAAACTGCAACAACTAACTCGGTAGTGCAGGCCCGTGAAATGGAGCGGTCGGGAGAATCGGGTGTTATTAATGCACTGTCAGGAAAAGCATCCGGTGTTCAGATTCGCCGAACTAACGGTGATCCTGGTGCAGGTTCGTCAATTCAAATTCGGGGAGCTAACACGATATACGGCGACAGTCAGCCACTGATTATTGTTGATGGAACGCCACTAAGTAACGACAACATCGCATACGGAGCTGAACTGAGTCAGCAGTCGCGTTTAGATGATATTAATGCGAATGATATTGCATCGGTTCAGATTTTGAAAGGAGCTTCTGCTGCAGCTGTTTGGGGCTCGCGAGCGGCCAACGGAGTAGTGATAATTACTACTAAAAGTGGTCGTTTAAATCAAAAACCAAACGTACAATACTCTTATACTAAGTCTTTCGACATGATAAGTGTGAAAATGCCATTGCAAAGCACTTATGGCCAGGGGCGCGGTGGTGTTTGGTCAGCCAGTTATGCCGAATCGTGGGGTGATAAAATTGCCGATCGCTCGGGTGCAGCTGATGAAGTAAATACAAGTGGAGCCTATTTTGTTGGAGATATTACCGGAACAACTTACTACCCGGTAACCGGTAAAAATTCTACTGCAGTTTATACCGATAGCAATTACGATCAGGTTTTTCAAACCGGCGGGTTCGATCAACACAATATTTCTGTAAGCGGTGGTGGAAAAACCACTTCGTACTATATTGGTTTCGAAAGACTAGATCAGGAAGGTATCATCAGAAACTTTACCTTGGAGCGTAACAATGCCCGAATTAATACACAAACCAATATTTACGATTGGTTGAAGTTCAACAATAAATTTAGCTATACTTCTGTAAAATCGAATAGGGTTCAACAGGCTGGTGATAACACAAACGGTGCTGTGTTAGGCTTGTATCGTAATGCTCCCGATTTTGATGTAACTGATTATAAAGGTCAGTATGTAAGTGCCGCCGGCGAGGTATTCGAACGCCAACGATCGTACAGGAGACATTTGGGAGAAAACATAAATCCAACTTATAACAACCCGTTATGGTCGATTTACGAGCAGGAAATGCCCGATAAAGTAGAGCACTTTGTTGTTTCACCGGAATTGGAAATTAACCCAACCGACTGGATTAAATTTATTGTTCGTGGAGGACTTGATTTCTACAAAGACAACAGAATGGAATTTTTCCCTGTTGGTTCTGCCGGTGGAAGTAATGCAAATGGACGTATGGAACAGCAAGATATTACCAGTAAAGAGGTAAATGCTGATGCAATTGCAATTATAGATCACGATATTACTGAGGATATCAGCCTGACAGCTACGTTGGGTGTAAACTACAACGACCGTTATCGTACCATTGATGTAACTTCGGTTTCGCCGTTTGCAGTAACTTCTCGTTTGCAGTCAACAGCACTTGCAGGTGGTGCTCCTGAAGCAACTTCATGGGATAAAACTATAAACCACATTCGCTCAAACAGGGGATACGGTGTTCTTTCATTTAGCTTATTCGATCAGCTGTATATTACAACTTCAGGAACTGTGGAAGCCGCTTCAAGTATTAAAGGAAACTTCTTCTATCCTTCGGCTGATGTAGCGTGGCAGTTTACTGATTTGGTTGAATCAGATTTTCTGAGCTTTGGTAAAATCAGAGCATCTTGGGGTAAAGTGGGTATTCAGCCTGCTCCTTATAAATTCCAGACTCTTGCTACTGCGGGATTATCAGATTTTGGAGGTGCTTATGCGTTCGATAGTGAAAAGGGAAGCGAAGAACTTTCTCCTGAAATTAAAAAGGAATGGGAAGTGGGTACTAACCTGCGTTTTATTGAAGACCGTATTTCGTTGGATTTCACCTATTATAACAACGAAACCACGGGAATTCTATTCGCTGTAAAAACAAATCCAAGTTCAGGTTATACCTATAATTATAAAAATGCGGCAACCATGTCGAATAAAGGTATTGAGATTGATTTGGGCGGAAGAATTATCGATAAAAAAGATTTCCAGGTTAAACTGAATACCAACTTTAATAAAAACCGAAACAATGTTGATGATATTGCCGGTGCCGAAACGGTAGATACCGGAGGGACTTCAAAAATTGTGAAAGGATATCCGGTTAGTTCATTCTATATGCCCGGAACTCTTCGCGATGAAAACGGGGATATGGTTCTTGATGACAACGGATTCCCGCAGTTAGATACTGACAACAGAGTGCTGGGTGATCCAAATCCTGATTGGAGAGGCGGATTAGGTTTTGATGTGAACTATAAGAATTTCGATTTGAGCGTATTGTTCGAACATTCTCATGGTGGCGATTACATCAACAGAACGAACATTGTGTTGTACGGTTTTGGTAAACACGAAGATGTGTCGAAAGAGGTTACTTTAACTGAAGATCTGGTAAACCATAGCGGAGAAGTTATCCCGGCCGGATCAACAGTGCGTGGTAATATTGAAGACTTTGGAGGTGGTGATGTTTTGTTGGATGAAACCTGGTATCGCCAGTCAATTGGTGGTGGCTTAGGATTTAGTAAGGCCAACGACCTGTTCCTCGACGATGCTTCGTGGACAAAACTTCGCAACGTAACTTTAGGTTATACATTCAATAAGGTAAATATCACTCAAAAATTTGCAATTAAATCATTACGGGTTTCAGTAACCGGTAGAGATCTATTCTTGTGGACAAAAGTTAGAGACGTTGATCCTGAGACGAATAACTACGGTGTAAGTATTGTTTCGGGTATGAACTACTTTAACAACCCGGGTACCCGTTCAGTATTGTTTAACCTGCAATTGAATTTATAG
- a CDS encoding FecR domain-containing protein: protein MNTRQENITKIPEIIVKKISREATNEELQLLDDWLSQSEQNTALYQKLLSRKNLALIEKKYHQIDDHASWEKIFHKIESRKQTPVRKLFGTALKYVAILAIPLAVASYFLLHNFSNEDSVATFAELEKQISELKESSLITDEGEVVLLQSENSESIVEIDGAQIHQKDSTLLYDKEEKKIEEVKYNSLVTPRSKVYNLVLADGTKVWLNASSAIKYPVSFTGDIRKVYLTGEAYFEVAHDKTKPFIVSTSEMDVEVLGTTFNVMAYPEDQTVETTLVTGQVKIRTGKNKLLLEPGMQATLDKGTRLLDKSEANTDLITSWIFGKYIFEYESLEGVMSKLSRWYDIDVSFANIKKKNIHFSGTLFKYHDINETLHIIELTTNVKFENTENSITVN from the coding sequence ATGAACACAAGGCAAGAAAATATTACAAAAATTCCGGAAATCATAGTAAAGAAGATTAGCCGGGAAGCTACTAATGAAGAGTTACAGTTGCTTGATGACTGGTTGTCGCAATCGGAGCAAAACACGGCACTGTACCAAAAACTCCTAAGCAGGAAAAATCTTGCTTTAATTGAAAAGAAGTATCATCAGATTGATGACCATGCTTCGTGGGAAAAAATTTTTCATAAAATTGAGTCGCGTAAGCAAACGCCTGTACGAAAACTATTTGGTACGGCTTTAAAATATGTAGCAATATTAGCAATACCACTTGCTGTTGCATCTTATTTTCTGCTTCACAACTTTTCTAACGAAGATTCAGTAGCCACTTTTGCCGAGTTGGAAAAGCAAATTTCAGAACTGAAAGAGTCCTCGCTGATTACCGATGAGGGAGAAGTTGTTCTACTTCAATCGGAGAATAGCGAATCGATAGTTGAAATTGACGGCGCTCAAATTCACCAAAAAGACTCAACCTTATTATACGATAAAGAGGAGAAAAAAATTGAAGAAGTAAAATACAACAGTCTGGTTACTCCACGAAGCAAAGTGTATAATCTGGTTTTAGCCGATGGAACAAAGGTGTGGTTAAATGCGTCGTCGGCAATAAAATACCCGGTTTCTTTCACAGGCGATATCCGAAAAGTGTATTTAACAGGCGAAGCCTATTTTGAGGTGGCACATGATAAAACAAAACCATTTATTGTTTCAACCAGCGAAATGGATGTTGAAGTGTTGGGAACAACATTTAATGTTATGGCATATCCTGAAGATCAGACAGTAGAAACCACGCTGGTAACGGGACAGGTAAAAATACGAACAGGTAAAAACAAATTGCTTTTGGAGCCCGGTATGCAGGCAACGCTTGATAAAGGAACCAGATTGCTCGATAAAAGTGAAGCCAATACTGACCTTATTACATCATGGATATTTGGTAAGTATATATTTGAATATGAGAGTCTTGAGGGTGTGATGTCGAAGCTTTCACGATGGTATGATATTGATGTGTCGTTTGCCAACATCAAGAAGAAGAACATACATTTTTCAGGTACTTTATTTAAATACCACGATATAAATGAAACATTGCACATTATTGAACTAACAACAAACGTAAAATTCGAGAATACTGAAAATTCTATAACTGTTAATTAA
- a CDS encoding RNA polymerase sigma-70 factor, translated as MEDFEAILRLEKGDKDAFKYVFDTYYKSICLFIGKYISDPDQVEDIAQDVFVSIWEKKLPFQNLSAFKSYLYQAAKNKSLNLLEHEAVKKGYREKAIRDQKTTDNFYNLNFIENETQRLIQKTLKELPPRAREILIMQLEGFKNDEIAEKLQISVYTVKNHKASAYKYLKQNLRIADVLIVIFSYMCHIL; from the coding sequence ATGGAGGACTTTGAAGCAATATTACGTCTGGAGAAAGGCGATAAAGATGCTTTTAAGTACGTTTTTGATACGTATTATAAAAGTATTTGCTTGTTCATCGGGAAGTATATTTCCGATCCGGATCAGGTGGAAGATATTGCGCAAGATGTTTTTGTTTCCATCTGGGAAAAAAAGCTTCCGTTCCAAAATCTATCCGCGTTTAAATCATATCTGTATCAAGCCGCAAAAAATAAATCGTTGAATTTGCTGGAGCACGAAGCCGTTAAAAAAGGCTATCGGGAAAAAGCAATTCGGGATCAAAAAACTACCGACAATTTTTATAATCTGAATTTCATTGAAAACGAAACCCAGCGTTTAATTCAAAAAACGTTGAAAGAGTTACCTCCAAGGGCACGGGAAATTCTAATCATGCAACTGGAAGGATTTAAAAACGATGAGATTGCCGAAAAACTGCAAATTTCGGTTTACACTGTAAAAAATCACAAAGCATCCGCATATAAATATTTGAAACAAAATCTCAGAATTGCAGACGTTTTGATAGTTATTTTCTCATATATGTGTCATATTTTGTAG
- a CDS encoding TlpA disulfide reductase family protein has product MLLAIMSTNVFSQEKKKIDFESFDITKVGDQVPDFFFTTINGKSYKMSELRGKTVMLVFFATWCGPCMKELPQIQSEIWEEYKSDDFIVVALGRDHSMEEIKKFNAEKGFTFLLGPDPEHKIYGQFFQKYIPRNVVVNKEGKIIYQKQGYREEDVKNLKSILEEQVM; this is encoded by the coding sequence ATGCTATTAGCCATAATGAGCACAAATGTATTTTCGCAAGAAAAAAAGAAGATTGATTTTGAATCGTTCGATATAACCAAAGTTGGCGATCAGGTTCCTGACTTTTTCTTTACAACCATCAACGGGAAAAGTTACAAAATGTCGGAACTAAGAGGGAAAACCGTAATGCTTGTTTTCTTTGCAACCTGGTGTGGACCATGCATGAAAGAACTTCCGCAAATTCAATCAGAAATTTGGGAAGAGTACAAATCGGATGATTTTATAGTTGTTGCGCTGGGAAGAGATCACTCGATGGAGGAGATTAAAAAGTTTAACGCAGAAAAAGGTTTTACTTTTCTGCTCGGGCCAGATCCGGAGCATAAAATTTATGGTCAATTTTTCCAAAAGTATATTCCTCGAAATGTGGTGGTAAATAAAGAAGGTAAGATTATTTACCAAAAACAGGGCTACCGAGAAGAGGATGTTAAAAATCTGAAGTCGATCCTTGAAGAACAAGTCATGTAA
- a CDS encoding polysaccharide deacetylase family protein, giving the protein MRIVLIVVLTVFTFSSNAQFKWPNGAKAAVVFTYDDGLDCHLDIAVPQLDEYGLKGTFFCTGNSPSLYNRTEEWRAITKRGHELGNHTLFHPCDGTGQDWVKPEYDLRTYTPEQIIAELKTANTLLKAIDGNTDRSYGYTCSNYVANGVDFTDSIKKMFVVARCDGPIPETMDGYKTWKTPSYTSVDPGIKDLIAQVEDAKAKGTIVVFMFHSVGGGYLNTAADVHKQLLQYVSENSDDLYSDSFINVMKYVKEHQ; this is encoded by the coding sequence ATGAGAATAGTATTAATAGTTGTGCTGACTGTTTTTACATTCAGCTCAAACGCACAGTTTAAGTGGCCAAACGGCGCGAAAGCAGCTGTCGTTTTTACTTACGACGATGGATTGGATTGTCATTTGGATATTGCTGTGCCGCAACTGGACGAGTATGGTTTGAAAGGAACATTTTTCTGCACCGGCAATTCTCCAAGTTTATATAACAGAACAGAAGAGTGGCGCGCCATTACAAAGCGGGGCCACGAGTTGGGAAACCACACCTTGTTTCATCCCTGCGATGGAACAGGGCAGGACTGGGTAAAACCTGAATACGACCTGAGGACTTACACGCCCGAACAAATTATTGCCGAGTTAAAAACAGCCAACACTTTGTTAAAGGCGATCGACGGAAATACTGATCGATCGTACGGGTACACCTGCAGCAACTATGTTGCCAATGGAGTGGATTTTACCGATTCAATAAAAAAGATGTTTGTAGTTGCGCGCTGCGATGGTCCAATCCCGGAAACCATGGATGGATATAAAACCTGGAAAACACCAAGTTACACATCGGTTGATCCGGGTATTAAAGATTTGATCGCTCAGGTTGAGGATGCCAAAGCAAAAGGAACCATTGTGGTGTTTATGTTTCATAGTGTTGGCGGTGGGTATTTAAATACCGCAGCAGATGTACATAAACAACTGCTGCAGTATGTAAGCGAAAACAGTGATGATCTTTACAGCGACTCCTTTATAAATGTAATGAAGTACGTGAAAGAACATCAGTGA
- the dapF gene encoding diaminopimelate epimerase translates to MQNFFVKSHGLGNDYIVLNQDEITFELTEKAIIRICDVHFGIGSDGILLKVPSEKADFGLRILNPDGSEAEKSGNGLRIFAKYLYDYGFAQSKSFSIETPGGLVKAEVIEEKNNKAFTIKVDMGKAIFESKKVPVNCEKEECIGETLELEYRGYEINCVSVGNPHCVVLKDELDEKEIKTFGPQIETNPMFPNRINVQFAKVVSPNEVEVMIWERGAGWTLASGSSSCAVACTVVKRGLTERNLTIKMPGGNLAIEIDEDWEIRMTGEVREIGSGTLGAELIEDLEL, encoded by the coding sequence ATGCAAAACTTCTTTGTAAAATCACACGGCCTGGGCAACGATTACATTGTTTTAAACCAGGATGAGATAACTTTTGAATTAACGGAAAAAGCCATAATTCGCATTTGCGATGTTCACTTTGGAATTGGCTCCGACGGCATTCTTTTGAAAGTGCCAAGCGAGAAAGCCGATTTCGGTTTGCGTATTCTGAATCCCGATGGTTCGGAAGCTGAAAAAAGTGGAAATGGCTTGCGTATTTTTGCCAAGTATTTGTACGATTATGGTTTTGCCCAATCAAAATCATTTAGCATTGAAACGCCGGGCGGATTAGTGAAAGCCGAAGTAATTGAGGAGAAAAATAACAAAGCTTTCACCATAAAAGTGGATATGGGAAAAGCAATTTTCGAATCGAAAAAAGTACCTGTTAATTGTGAAAAAGAGGAATGCATTGGGGAGACGCTGGAACTGGAATATCGAGGATATGAAATTAACTGTGTATCGGTGGGGAATCCGCATTGTGTGGTTTTAAAGGACGAATTGGATGAAAAGGAAATAAAAACTTTCGGTCCGCAAATTGAGACGAATCCGATGTTTCCGAACCGCATAAATGTGCAGTTTGCAAAAGTGGTCTCGCCAAACGAAGTGGAAGTGATGATTTGGGAGCGCGGCGCCGGCTGGACATTGGCATCAGGAAGTTCATCGTGTGCAGTGGCTTGCACGGTAGTAAAGCGAGGATTGACCGAGCGCAACCTCACCATAAAAATGCCTGGTGGAAACTTGGCCATTGAAATTGATGAAGACTGGGAAATCCGCATGACCGGCGAAGTACGCGAAATTGGATCAGGAACATTAGGTGCAGAATTAATTGAGGATTTGGAACTATGA
- the tnpA gene encoding IS200/IS605 family transposase codes for MSYVRNWLHCVWGTKSKVPVLTGEDKLLILSHIREYAKSKNILIYSINGYRDHVHCLLSLLPDQNIAKVIQLLKGESSYWINKENLCKNFRWADEYFAVSISESQVEKVKIYIQNQEIHHKKKSWEEEYNEFIKNYNFEIS; via the coding sequence ATGTCTTACGTTAGGAATTGGTTACATTGTGTATGGGGTACTAAATCCAAAGTTCCGGTTTTAACGGGTGAGGATAAATTGTTAATACTGAGCCATATTAGAGAATATGCCAAGTCAAAAAATATTCTGATCTATTCAATAAATGGATATCGAGATCATGTTCATTGTTTACTATCACTGTTGCCTGATCAGAACATTGCAAAAGTGATTCAACTGTTAAAAGGCGAAAGCTCATATTGGATAAATAAAGAAAATTTATGTAAGAACTTTAGATGGGCAGATGAATACTTTGCCGTTTCGATTAGTGAATCACAAGTTGAGAAAGTAAAGATCTATATTCAGAACCAGGAAATTCATCATAAAAAGAAAAGTTGGGAGGAAGAGTACAATGAGTTCATTAAGAATTATAATTTTGAAATCTCTTAA